One segment of Amycolatopsis alba DSM 44262 DNA contains the following:
- a CDS encoding aldo/keto reductase, producing MVTLRPLASSDLLVSPLCLGGNVFGWTADEAGSFAVLDAYHRAGGNFVDTADAYMYHFPGNEAGQSETIIGKWLAARRNRDDVVVATKVGDHPRFKGLAPANIKAAAEESLRRLGTDRIDLYYTHFDDESVPVEDIVTALDDLVKAGKVRTLGASNISPERLAASLAFSDREGLARYAALQPQYNLVSRDTYEGERRDIVRREGLACVPYFALASGFLTGKYRPGQTVENIRNLPGLAGGYADTERGMKVLAALEEVATARGVEMATVAVAWLAQQPTVTAPIASARTVGQLPALLALFDLRLSDAERRTLTDASA from the coding sequence ATGGTCACCCTTCGCCCGCTCGCGTCGTCCGATCTCCTCGTTTCCCCGTTGTGCCTGGGCGGGAACGTGTTCGGCTGGACAGCCGACGAAGCGGGATCGTTCGCGGTTCTCGACGCCTACCACCGCGCGGGCGGCAACTTCGTGGACACCGCCGACGCGTACATGTACCACTTCCCCGGTAACGAGGCAGGCCAGTCCGAGACCATCATCGGCAAGTGGCTCGCCGCCCGCCGTAACCGCGACGACGTGGTCGTGGCCACCAAGGTCGGCGACCACCCACGGTTCAAGGGTCTCGCACCGGCGAACATCAAGGCCGCCGCCGAGGAGTCCCTGCGACGGCTGGGCACCGACCGCATCGACCTCTACTACACCCATTTCGACGACGAGTCCGTCCCGGTCGAGGACATCGTCACCGCGCTCGACGACCTCGTGAAGGCAGGCAAGGTCCGCACGCTCGGGGCGTCCAACATCAGCCCGGAGCGCCTCGCCGCCTCGCTGGCTTTCTCCGACCGAGAGGGCCTCGCCCGCTACGCCGCGCTTCAGCCGCAGTACAACCTCGTCTCGCGCGACACTTACGAAGGCGAGCGGCGGGACATCGTCCGGCGCGAAGGGCTGGCCTGCGTCCCGTATTTCGCTCTCGCTTCCGGCTTCCTGACCGGCAAGTACCGGCCGGGGCAGACCGTCGAGAACATCCGCAATCTGCCCGGCCTCGCCGGCGGGTACGCCGATACGGAGCGGGGCATGAAGGTTCTGGCCGCCTTGGAAGAAGTCGCGACCGCCAGGGGTGTGGAGATGGCGACCGTCGCGGTGGCCTGGCTCGCGCAGCAGCCCACGGTGACCGCGCCGATCGCCTCGGCCCGTACGGTCGGGCAGTTGCCTGCCCTGCTCGCCCTGTTCGACCTGCGGCTTTCCGACGCCGAACGCCGGACGCTGACCGACGCCTCGGCCTGA
- a CDS encoding CoA transferase subunit A, with protein sequence MAEAIAAFVHDGDTVALEGFTHLIPTAAGHEIIRQGRRDLTVVRMTADIVVDQMLAGGCVRKLVSSFVGNSSAGSLGELRRRIERADPEPLEFEEYSHYGMIGRYLAGAQRLPFYPVRSYGGSDLPSVNPGLRKVRSPYDDGEQVYVVPPVNPDVTIVHAQRADRSGNTQIWGLTGIQAEAVYAAKKAVVVVEEIVDDDVIRRDPNRTIVPSHAVDAVVACPRGAHPSFAQGYYDRDNAFYRGWSAISADPARLRAWLAEWVFGTKDHTEYVAKLGERYWAGLAVDDALSLPVNYGKRRENAR encoded by the coding sequence ATGGCCGAGGCCATCGCCGCCTTCGTCCACGACGGCGACACCGTCGCGCTCGAAGGGTTCACGCATCTGATCCCGACCGCGGCGGGGCACGAGATCATCCGGCAGGGCCGCCGCGACCTCACCGTGGTCCGGATGACCGCGGACATCGTCGTGGACCAGATGCTCGCGGGCGGCTGCGTGCGCAAACTGGTGTCCTCGTTCGTCGGCAACTCCTCGGCGGGCTCGCTCGGGGAACTGCGGCGGCGGATCGAGCGCGCCGATCCCGAACCGCTGGAATTCGAGGAGTACAGCCACTACGGGATGATCGGCCGCTACCTGGCCGGTGCTCAGCGGCTGCCGTTCTACCCGGTGCGCTCGTACGGGGGCAGCGATCTGCCGTCGGTCAACCCCGGCCTCCGCAAGGTGCGCTCGCCCTACGACGACGGCGAGCAGGTCTACGTGGTGCCGCCGGTCAACCCGGACGTGACGATCGTCCACGCCCAGCGGGCGGACCGTTCGGGCAACACCCAGATCTGGGGCCTGACCGGCATCCAGGCCGAAGCCGTGTACGCGGCGAAGAAGGCCGTGGTGGTGGTCGAGGAGATCGTCGACGACGACGTCATCCGCCGCGATCCCAACCGCACGATCGTTCCCTCGCACGCGGTCGACGCCGTGGTGGCCTGCCCGCGCGGCGCGCACCCGTCGTTCGCACAGGGGTACTACGACCGTGACAACGCGTTCTACCGCGGCTGGTCGGCGATCAGCGCGGATCCGGCGCGCCTGCGAGCATGGCTGGCGGAGTGGGTCTTCGGCACGAAGGATCACACGGAGTACGTGGCGAAACTGGGGGAGCGGTACTGGGCGGGCCTCGCCGTCGACGACGCGCTGAGCCTGCCGGTGAACTACGGGAAGCGACGGGAGAACGCGCGATGA
- a CDS encoding response regulator: MVVVDDEELVRSGFRLILEAAGDIEVVATVTGAEAVKEIGLHGPDVVLLDIRMPDVDGLTVLRHLRGLRKAPAVAMLTTFDSDEYIATALRSGAAGFLLKDTAPDLLAHFVRTLAAGGVVLSPKVTRTVVDGYLESGAGSSAAAQVSVLSERERAVLVLITDGLSNADIAARIHLSVGTVKDHVSAILTKLRVTTRVQAALVAQQAGLLSNGDGRS, encoded by the coding sequence GTGGTGGTCGTCGACGACGAGGAGCTGGTGCGCTCCGGGTTCCGCCTCATCCTGGAGGCCGCGGGCGACATCGAGGTCGTCGCGACCGTGACCGGTGCCGAGGCGGTCAAGGAGATCGGCCTGCACGGCCCCGACGTCGTGCTGCTCGACATCCGGATGCCCGACGTCGACGGGCTCACCGTCCTGCGGCATCTGCGTGGCCTGCGGAAAGCGCCGGCCGTGGCGATGCTGACGACCTTCGACTCCGACGAATACATCGCGACCGCGTTGCGCTCGGGCGCGGCCGGGTTCCTGCTCAAGGACACCGCCCCCGACCTGCTCGCGCATTTCGTCCGGACGCTGGCCGCCGGTGGCGTGGTGCTCTCCCCCAAGGTCACGCGCACCGTCGTCGACGGCTATCTCGAGTCGGGGGCGGGCTCGTCGGCGGCCGCGCAGGTCAGCGTGCTGTCCGAACGCGAGCGCGCGGTGCTCGTGCTCATCACGGACGGGTTGTCCAACGCGGACATCGCCGCGCGGATCCATCTGAGTGTCGGCACGGTCAAGGATCACGTGTCCGCCATCCTCACGAAACTCCGCGTCACCACCCGCGTCCAGGCCGCCCTGGTGGCGCAGCAGGCCGGTTTGCTGAGCAACGGCGACGGCCGCTCGTGA
- a CDS encoding VOC family protein yields MSENAKNEPARIGNVLHPVPDVDAAVRFYSTALGLETKFVDGDRYAALDAGGTTLALAGPAEDVTGGVPAASFKVPDVAAAVAAVVAGGGSVVREPERGPHEVRAVARDPWGTTVVLYGPR; encoded by the coding sequence ATGAGCGAGAACGCGAAGAACGAGCCTGCCAGGATCGGGAACGTGCTGCACCCGGTGCCGGATGTCGACGCCGCCGTCCGGTTCTACTCGACCGCCCTCGGCCTGGAAACGAAATTCGTGGACGGAGACCGCTACGCGGCCCTCGACGCGGGCGGCACCACACTGGCTCTCGCCGGCCCCGCCGAGGACGTCACCGGTGGGGTGCCCGCGGCCTCGTTCAAGGTGCCCGACGTGGCCGCCGCGGTGGCCGCCGTCGTGGCGGGCGGCGGATCCGTCGTCCGGGAACCGGAACGCGGCCCGCACGAGGTCCGGGCCGTGGCGCGCGATCCCTGGGGCACCACCGTCGTGCTCTACGGACCGCGATGA
- a CDS encoding response regulator: MTLRVLLADDQALVRTGFRLILERVPGLEVVGEAQNGEQAVELAKRLRPDVTLMDIRMPLVDGLAATRRLAGPDVEDPLRVLVVTTFDLDELVHEALCAGACGFLLKDAGPGLLVEAVHAAANGEALVSPSITTRLLAHFTATSAKRRARRADPALTHRELEVVKAVARGRTNAEITGELTISLSTVKTHLASIQRKIAARNRTEIAVWAWESGLVR; the protein is encoded by the coding sequence GTGACACTGCGAGTGCTGCTGGCCGACGACCAGGCCTTGGTACGCACGGGATTCCGGCTGATCCTGGAGCGGGTGCCAGGGCTGGAAGTCGTCGGCGAGGCGCAGAACGGAGAGCAGGCGGTCGAGCTGGCCAAGCGGCTGCGCCCGGACGTCACGCTGATGGACATCCGCATGCCGCTGGTCGACGGTCTCGCGGCCACCCGGCGGCTGGCCGGTCCCGACGTCGAAGATCCGTTGCGCGTCTTGGTCGTCACCACTTTCGATCTCGACGAACTGGTGCACGAGGCCCTGTGCGCCGGGGCCTGCGGTTTCCTGCTGAAGGACGCCGGTCCGGGGCTGCTGGTGGAGGCGGTGCACGCGGCGGCGAACGGTGAAGCCCTGGTCTCGCCGTCGATCACCACCCGGCTGCTGGCCCATTTCACCGCCACGTCGGCCAAACGCCGCGCCCGCCGTGCCGATCCCGCGCTGACCCACCGCGAACTGGAAGTCGTCAAAGCCGTCGCGCGCGGCCGGACGAACGCCGAGATCACCGGCGAGCTGACGATCTCCCTGTCGACGGTGAAGACCCATCTCGCGTCGATCCAGCGCAAGATCGCGGCCCGCAACCGCACCGAAATCGCCGTGTGGGCCTGGGAATCCGGCCTCGTGCGCTGA
- a CDS encoding 3-hydroxyacyl-CoA dehydrogenase — MRIRIIGTGVMGRGIAQWAATAGHTVELADARPEAVGEAIDFVGQLLDRAVVKGRMTEAESGAVRARLVPLDAVSAPGDDVDLVIEAVREDLDTKAALFGELEAVLPSTTIFATNTSSLPVTRIAATLADPSRLAGLHFFNPVPLMKIVEVVPGAATRPGIPGVLAELVHASGHHAVTVADTPGFLVNHAGRGLVTEAFALLEDSAAEPVVIDRIARDVLGLRMGPFELMDLTGLDVTAAVIDSIWTGFRHSDRLRPSFLTPNRVAAGLFGRKSGRGFYDHRPGAEATPEAAVVATECPLWIAGSGPDAEALRAALPAASDELTSDAVVLVPTWGTTVSAEIAAHGLPASRTFGVDPLSLTTRRRVLAVTPASDPDAVHAAVGALGAEAVSVVRDTAGSIAQRLLASIVSVAASIAERSLAAPEDIDLAVTAALGYPAGPLAWGDRVGAVRLLELQNRLHESTGDPRYRPTRWLRERAELGLPLTASAYPLEKEAS; from the coding sequence ATGCGGATCAGGATCATCGGAACCGGCGTGATGGGCCGGGGGATCGCCCAGTGGGCGGCGACCGCCGGGCATACCGTCGAACTCGCCGACGCCAGGCCGGAGGCGGTCGGCGAGGCGATCGACTTCGTCGGGCAGCTGCTCGACCGCGCTGTCGTCAAGGGGCGCATGACGGAAGCCGAGTCGGGCGCCGTTCGCGCCAGGCTCGTGCCGTTGGACGCGGTTTCGGCGCCGGGTGACGATGTGGACCTGGTGATCGAGGCCGTCCGCGAAGACCTCGACACCAAGGCCGCCCTCTTCGGTGAGCTGGAGGCGGTGCTGCCGTCCACGACGATCTTCGCGACGAACACGTCCTCGCTGCCGGTCACCCGGATCGCCGCGACACTGGCCGATCCGTCGCGGCTGGCCGGGCTGCACTTCTTCAACCCGGTACCGCTGATGAAGATCGTCGAGGTGGTGCCGGGTGCGGCCACCCGCCCCGGCATTCCCGGCGTACTGGCCGAACTGGTGCACGCGTCCGGCCACCATGCGGTGACGGTCGCCGACACCCCCGGCTTCCTGGTCAACCACGCGGGGCGCGGGCTGGTCACCGAGGCGTTCGCTTTGCTGGAGGACTCCGCCGCCGAACCGGTGGTGATCGACCGGATCGCTCGTGATGTCCTCGGCCTGCGGATGGGCCCGTTCGAACTGATGGACCTGACCGGCCTCGACGTCACGGCCGCCGTCATCGACTCGATCTGGACCGGGTTCCGGCACTCCGACCGGCTGCGGCCCTCGTTCCTCACCCCGAACCGGGTGGCAGCCGGCCTGTTCGGCCGCAAGAGCGGCCGCGGGTTCTACGACCACCGGCCCGGCGCCGAGGCCACCCCGGAAGCAGCCGTCGTCGCCACCGAGTGTCCACTGTGGATCGCCGGTTCGGGACCGGACGCCGAGGCCTTGCGCGCGGCGCTACCGGCGGCGTCGGACGAGCTGACTTCCGACGCAGTTGTGCTGGTGCCGACCTGGGGCACCACGGTTTCGGCGGAGATCGCCGCGCACGGGCTGCCCGCGTCCCGCACCTTCGGCGTCGATCCGCTTTCGCTGACCACCCGCCGCCGGGTGCTGGCGGTGACACCGGCGTCGGACCCGGACGCGGTCCATGCGGCCGTCGGCGCCTTGGGCGCGGAAGCGGTGTCGGTGGTGCGGGACACCGCCGGTTCGATCGCCCAGCGGCTGCTCGCGTCGATCGTCTCGGTCGCGGCGTCGATCGCGGAACGTTCGCTGGCCGCACCGGAGGACATCGACTTGGCCGTCACGGCCGCGCTCGGCTATCCGGCCGGACCGCTCGCCTGGGGTGATCGCGTCGGAGCCGTCCGCCTGCTCGAACTCCAGAACCGGCTGCACGAGAGCACCGGTGACCCGCGCTACCGGCCGACGCGCTGGCTGCGGGAACGAGCAGAACTCGGCCTGCCCTTGACCGCATCCGCCTACCCGCTGGAGAAGGAAGCATCGTGA
- a CDS encoding acyl-CoA dehydrogenase family protein produces MISPDFGLAETQRDIRAMAARFVDEEIAPHAAEWDRAEQVDRGIVKRLGELGFLGLMVPETYGGVDADMLSYVLVTEELGRGDSAVRGIVSVSLGLVTKTIVTHGTDEQRAEWLPRLVSGDALGCFALTEPGTGSDAASVSTRATRDGGDWILDGGKMFITNGTWAQVALTFARTSERGLTAFLVPTDSPGLTAREIHGKLGLRGQATAELTFDGVRVPDSARLGEVDRGLGIALGALSRGRISVAAGAVGLAQAAVNAAVRYSTERTQFGRPIASFQLVQELLADSAVDVRAARLLTHHVARIADSGVSPKDYATDASIAKYHASEAAVRVSNNCLQVFGGYGFIDEFPVGKYLRDARVLTLYEGTSQVQKLLIGRDLTGVNAML; encoded by the coding sequence GTGATTTCACCGGATTTCGGCCTCGCCGAGACACAGCGCGACATCCGCGCCATGGCCGCGCGGTTCGTCGACGAGGAGATCGCCCCGCACGCGGCGGAATGGGATCGTGCCGAACAGGTCGATCGCGGCATCGTGAAACGCTTGGGAGAGCTGGGTTTCCTCGGCTTGATGGTCCCCGAGACCTACGGCGGGGTGGACGCGGACATGCTGTCCTACGTCCTGGTGACCGAGGAACTGGGGCGCGGCGATTCCGCGGTGCGCGGGATCGTGTCGGTGTCGCTTGGTCTGGTCACCAAGACCATCGTGACGCACGGGACGGACGAGCAGCGGGCAGAGTGGCTGCCCCGCCTCGTCAGCGGCGACGCACTCGGCTGCTTCGCCCTCACCGAGCCGGGCACCGGTTCCGACGCGGCGTCGGTCAGCACCCGCGCCACCCGCGACGGCGGCGACTGGATCCTCGACGGCGGAAAGATGTTCATCACCAACGGAACCTGGGCGCAGGTGGCGCTGACCTTCGCCCGTACCAGCGAACGCGGCCTCACCGCCTTCCTGGTGCCGACCGACTCGCCGGGCCTGACCGCGCGGGAGATCCACGGCAAGCTCGGCCTGCGCGGCCAGGCGACCGCGGAGCTGACCTTCGACGGCGTGCGCGTGCCCGATTCGGCACGGCTGGGCGAGGTCGACCGCGGTCTGGGGATCGCGCTGGGAGCGCTGTCCCGCGGCCGGATTTCGGTCGCGGCAGGCGCTGTCGGGCTGGCGCAGGCCGCCGTGAACGCCGCCGTGCGGTATTCCACCGAACGCACCCAGTTCGGCCGCCCGATCGCGTCGTTCCAGCTGGTGCAGGAACTGCTCGCCGATTCCGCGGTGGACGTCCGCGCCGCCCGCCTGCTGACCCACCACGTGGCGCGGATCGCCGATTCCGGTGTCTCGCCGAAGGATTACGCGACCGACGCGTCCATCGCGAAGTACCACGCGAGCGAGGCCGCGGTGCGCGTCAGCAACAACTGTCTCCAGGTCTTCGGCGGCTACGGGTTCATCGACGAGTTCCCGGTCGGCAAGTACCTGCGCGACGCCCGTGTGCTGACCTTGTACGAAGGCACCAGCCAGGTGCAGAAGCTGTTGATCGGCCGCGACCTGACCGGTGTGAACGCGATGCTCTGA
- a CDS encoding sensor histidine kinase, translated as MNRVRPLLVDAGLIAVAAIDAGLGRAEPLAFGAALVALGTLLLRRRWPVFVFAVTLPALAISGSVIATLIALYSVALLRSSRGLLVGCGVLATAGYLFPGLDLRFEETDVLTVIYAVITPAAPIFLGRLVHTQRELTLRLDEIRQAREHERILDAQAVLAKERTQLAREMHDVVSHQVSLIAVQAGALSVSTADPAAKATAENVRRLSVDTLDELRHMVNLLRASGSSTTELMPQPTLSDLDRLIAGSGIETRRTGTAPDGIDTAVQRTIYRTIQEALTNVRKHAPGSTATVDIAHDGADLTVTVSNTAATRPTLALPSARHGLLGLRERAALLGGTVVTGADPDGGFRLRLRLPIAGQRSSVDS; from the coding sequence GTGAACCGGGTGCGCCCGCTGCTCGTCGACGCCGGGTTGATCGCCGTCGCCGCGATCGACGCGGGGCTGGGGCGGGCCGAGCCGCTGGCGTTCGGCGCCGCGCTGGTGGCTCTGGGGACCCTGCTGCTCCGTCGCCGGTGGCCAGTCTTCGTCTTCGCCGTCACCCTGCCCGCCCTCGCGATCTCGGGCTCGGTCATCGCGACGCTCATCGCGCTCTACTCCGTGGCACTGCTGCGGTCGAGCCGTGGCCTGCTCGTCGGATGCGGCGTACTGGCCACCGCCGGCTACCTGTTCCCCGGCCTCGATCTGCGGTTCGAGGAAACCGACGTGCTCACCGTCATCTACGCGGTCATCACCCCGGCCGCGCCGATCTTCCTCGGCAGGCTGGTGCACACCCAGCGCGAACTCACCCTGCGGCTGGACGAAATCCGGCAGGCCCGCGAACACGAACGGATCCTGGACGCCCAGGCGGTCCTCGCCAAGGAACGCACCCAGCTGGCCCGCGAAATGCACGACGTCGTTTCGCATCAGGTCAGCCTGATCGCCGTGCAGGCGGGCGCGCTCAGCGTTTCGACCGCGGACCCGGCCGCGAAAGCCACCGCCGAGAACGTCCGCAGGTTGTCGGTCGACACCCTCGACGAACTCCGCCACATGGTGAACCTGCTGCGTGCTTCGGGCAGTTCCACCACCGAGCTGATGCCCCAGCCGACGCTGTCCGACCTCGACCGCCTGATCGCCGGGAGCGGGATCGAGACGCGACGGACCGGAACGGCGCCGGACGGCATCGACACGGCCGTCCAGCGCACGATCTACCGGACCATCCAGGAAGCACTGACCAATGTGCGCAAACACGCGCCGGGAAGCACGGCGACCGTGGACATCGCGCACGACGGCGCCGATCTCACGGTGACCGTCAGCAACACCGCGGCGACCCGGCCGACGCTGGCGCTGCCCAGTGCCCGCCACGGACTGCTCGGGCTGCGGGAACGCGCGGCGTTGCTGGGCGGCACCGTGGTCACCGGCGCCGACCCCGACGGCGGCTTCCGCCTGCGGTTGCGGTTGCCCATCGCCGGTCAGCGAAGCAGCGTGGACTCCTGA
- a CDS encoding 3-oxoadipate--succinyl-CoA transferase subunit B — translation MTSTKDITSSELLSVVASRELAGKRTVFAGIGLPTLAASLAHLTVAPELEIVYESGVCGAHPSQLPETIADAVLITGAEAVLSMPALFGNVLQGGHIDVGFLGAAQIDRWGNLNSSVIGDWSEPAVRLPGPGGAMEVMANSGEVFVVMRRHDPRSFVDELDFCTSPGPDRALADGIRPLGAGVTRVITELGILARPGVGEPLRLVAVHPGVTADQVRAATGWPLEVAGDLATIEPPAAAELRRLREEVDPGRVYLR, via the coding sequence ATGACGTCCACAAAGGACATTACCTCGTCCGAACTGCTTTCGGTGGTGGCTTCCCGTGAACTGGCAGGGAAACGCACCGTGTTCGCCGGGATCGGCCTGCCCACCCTGGCGGCGTCACTGGCGCACCTCACGGTCGCGCCGGAACTGGAGATCGTCTACGAGTCCGGGGTCTGCGGCGCGCACCCTTCGCAGCTGCCGGAAACGATCGCCGACGCCGTCCTGATCACCGGTGCCGAAGCTGTGCTGTCGATGCCCGCGCTCTTCGGGAACGTACTGCAGGGCGGGCATATCGACGTCGGCTTCCTCGGCGCCGCGCAGATCGACCGGTGGGGGAACCTGAACTCGTCGGTGATCGGGGACTGGTCCGAACCCGCGGTGCGGCTGCCCGGCCCCGGCGGCGCGATGGAGGTGATGGCCAACTCCGGCGAGGTCTTCGTCGTGATGCGCCGCCACGATCCGAGGTCCTTTGTGGACGAGCTGGACTTCTGCACCTCACCCGGCCCTGATCGCGCGCTGGCCGACGGTATCCGTCCGCTGGGAGCGGGGGTCACCAGGGTGATCACCGAACTCGGGATCCTCGCGCGGCCGGGGGTGGGCGAGCCGCTGCGGCTGGTCGCCGTCCATCCCGGCGTGACGGCCGACCAGGTGCGCGCGGCCACCGGCTGGCCGCTGGAGGTCGCCGGAGACCTGGCCACGATCGAGCCGCCCGCGGCCGCCGAACTCCGGCGGCTGCGCGAAGAAGTCGACCCCGGTCGCGTCTACCTGCGCTGA
- a CDS encoding sensor histidine kinase: protein MLPTAAPPPVRGLVIAEVVVLAGLNIEQLVRRLIVPGPAPAGEVLYFASGLLLGVLALLRRRFPARTAALTTSGIALSLVCSAAGFLSRPAAEVSGDTEAVALAVLVGAACHRLPRGHAAVLAVLGGLTMAGAPVLRFGGTSTTLTVAVVWALLWGCSVIVGLILRDGDARREAALAATRDRERLALARELHDLVAHHITGVVVRTQAAGVVLADGPEHDLIKEIEQAGAEALGAVRRLVMMLRSPELASQVTVGGLVETIEAAVGDDEGVTVLLADGLEDLAVAPETVSTVHRVVLESLNNVRRHAPDARRVTVVVEPADDRRCLRVEVGNDGLRPGRVRRSPGGYGLIGMAERISALDGTLTAGGHGERGWRVLAELPLPGGVSATAAPERGSAR from the coding sequence GTGCTTCCGACCGCCGCACCACCACCCGTCCGCGGTCTGGTGATCGCCGAGGTCGTGGTGCTGGCCGGATTGAACATCGAACAGCTGGTGCGCCGCCTGATCGTGCCCGGTCCGGCCCCGGCGGGCGAGGTGCTCTACTTCGCGTCCGGTCTGCTGCTGGGTGTGCTCGCGTTGCTGCGACGCCGTTTCCCGGCACGGACGGCGGCGCTGACCACGTCGGGGATCGCGCTTTCGCTGGTCTGCAGCGCGGCGGGATTCCTGAGCCGGCCGGCCGCGGAGGTCAGCGGTGACACGGAGGCGGTGGCGCTGGCGGTGCTGGTCGGGGCGGCATGCCACCGGCTGCCGCGTGGTCACGCCGCCGTGCTCGCGGTGCTCGGCGGGCTGACCATGGCCGGGGCTCCGGTCCTGCGCTTCGGCGGTACGTCCACGACGCTGACCGTCGCGGTGGTGTGGGCTTTGCTGTGGGGCTGCAGTGTCATCGTCGGGCTGATCCTCCGGGACGGCGACGCCCGTCGCGAAGCGGCGCTGGCCGCGACCCGTGACCGGGAACGACTCGCGCTGGCAAGGGAACTGCACGATCTGGTGGCGCACCACATCACCGGGGTCGTGGTCCGCACCCAGGCCGCGGGCGTCGTACTGGCGGACGGGCCGGAACACGATCTGATCAAGGAGATCGAGCAGGCGGGCGCGGAAGCCCTCGGCGCGGTACGGCGGCTGGTCATGATGTTGCGCAGCCCCGAACTCGCGTCGCAGGTCACCGTGGGCGGCTTGGTGGAGACCATCGAAGCGGCGGTCGGCGACGACGAGGGGGTCACGGTGCTGCTGGCGGACGGGCTCGAGGATCTCGCGGTCGCACCGGAAACGGTGTCCACCGTCCACCGGGTGGTTCTCGAATCGCTGAACAACGTGCGCAGGCACGCGCCCGACGCCCGCCGGGTCACCGTCGTGGTCGAGCCCGCCGACGACCGCCGGTGTCTCCGGGTCGAGGTCGGCAACGACGGGCTCCGGCCCGGCAGGGTGCGGCGCTCGCCGGGCGGCTACGGCCTGATCGGGATGGCCGAGCGGATCTCGGCGCTGGACGGCACGCTGACCGCCGGGGGACACGGGGAACGCGGCTGGCGGGTCCTCGCCGAACTGCCGCTGCCGGGCGGGGTGTCGGCCACCGCCGCACCGGAAAGGGGATCCGCGCGGTGA
- a CDS encoding alpha/beta hydrolase, whose product MRKTWSIALAIAILAAAAAAAAPAGAETETVRWGPCPADASAPGLECSTIKVPLDYQDPGGRQIDIAISRLPSKNPAQRRGVLLTNPGGPSSGLKFPAELTAAKMPQSVLDSYDLIGFDPRGIGHSTPVTCDLTPEQSAVGNVPPYARDAADVTKRAEQSKAIARQCATSKTAGMLPHVSTANTARDMDRIRAALGEPKISFAGYSWGTHLGAVYTTLYPQRSDRIMLDSNVGPDGWDYANDRIYAQGFDDRFPDFAKFAAAHPEYGLGTTPEEITAKYFDLAARLDKAPVRDIDGPTFRMLTWGFLFSDAGMPLVGKIWQALDNDQPLPPMGPGEVPGVENLVSGRYYMICNDSRWPGSVGTYQRTVAIDRLRHPMFGAAGANVQPCAFWPAPTEPPVRVGDRGPSNVLMLQNRRDPATPLAGAEKLRHAFGDRARMVTVDAGGHGVYPYVGNKCADTVATTFLTTGQRPEHDLKCAAEPR is encoded by the coding sequence ATGAGGAAGACGTGGTCCATCGCGCTCGCGATCGCCATCCTGGCGGCGGCAGCGGCCGCCGCGGCACCGGCCGGAGCGGAGACGGAGACGGTGCGGTGGGGGCCGTGCCCAGCGGACGCCTCGGCGCCCGGCCTGGAGTGTTCGACGATCAAGGTCCCGCTCGACTACCAGGATCCCGGTGGCAGGCAGATCGACATCGCGATCTCCCGGCTGCCGAGCAAGAACCCCGCGCAGCGTCGCGGGGTGCTGCTGACCAATCCGGGCGGTCCGTCGTCCGGGCTGAAGTTCCCCGCCGAACTGACGGCGGCGAAGATGCCGCAAAGCGTGCTGGACAGCTACGACCTGATCGGGTTCGACCCGCGGGGGATCGGGCACAGCACCCCGGTGACCTGTGACCTGACGCCGGAGCAGAGCGCGGTGGGCAACGTCCCGCCGTACGCGCGTGACGCCGCCGACGTCACGAAGCGGGCCGAGCAGTCGAAGGCCATCGCGCGGCAGTGCGCCACTTCGAAGACGGCGGGGATGCTGCCGCACGTCAGCACGGCGAACACCGCGCGGGACATGGACCGCATCCGGGCCGCGCTGGGCGAACCGAAGATCTCCTTCGCGGGCTACTCGTGGGGGACTCACCTCGGCGCCGTGTACACCACGCTGTACCCGCAGCGCAGCGACCGGATCATGCTCGACAGCAACGTCGGCCCGGACGGCTGGGACTACGCGAACGACCGGATCTACGCCCAGGGCTTCGACGACCGTTTCCCGGACTTCGCCAAGTTCGCCGCCGCCCACCCCGAATACGGGCTCGGCACCACCCCGGAGGAGATCACCGCGAAGTACTTCGACCTCGCCGCACGGCTGGACAAAGCCCCGGTCCGTGACATCGACGGCCCGACGTTCCGGATGCTCACGTGGGGTTTCCTCTTCAGCGACGCGGGGATGCCGCTCGTCGGCAAGATCTGGCAGGCGCTCGACAACGACCAGCCGCTCCCGCCGATGGGTCCTGGCGAAGTACCCGGCGTGGAGAACCTGGTCTCCGGCCGCTATTACATGATCTGCAACGATTCCCGCTGGCCCGGCTCGGTCGGAACCTATCAGCGCACCGTGGCGATCGACCGGCTCCGCCATCCGATGTTCGGCGCCGCCGGGGCCAACGTCCAGCCGTGCGCGTTCTGGCCCGCGCCGACCGAGCCGCCGGTGCGCGTCGGTGACCGGGGTCCGTCCAACGTCCTCATGCTGCAGAACCGGCGTGACCCGGCGACCCCGCTGGCGGGTGCCGAGAAGCTGCGGCACGCGTTCGGCGACAGGGCGCGCATGGTCACCGTCGACGCGGGCGGGCACGGCGTCTATCCCTACGTCGGCAACAAATGCGCCGACACGGTGGCGACCACGTTCCTGACCACGGGACAGCGCCCGGAGCACGACCTGAAGTGCGCGGCCGAACCACGATGA